From Cellulomonas oligotrophica, a single genomic window includes:
- a CDS encoding XRE family transcriptional regulator produces MAVPEPDRHPDPTPSATADLLTLGRRVRHRRTQRGMTLDQLGAAVGATASQLSLVENGHREPRLSLLRAIAQTLGTDVGDLLQPTPPSRRAALEIALDRAQRSTLYAATGLPTVRVTRSLPTEALEALVGLHAELTRRDDAALATPEEARRAMTALRLWMRERDNHLPDVEDAAEEMLRHGGYVSGALTHRSVALMAQHLGFTLIHVDDLPHSTRTVTDLANGRIYLPPASIPGGHGLRALALQALAHRVLGHERPRSYGDFLRQRIEIAYFSSACLVPRHAAVAHLTEAKKAKNLAVEDFRDAFGVTHETAAQRMANLLTSHLGVPLHLMRVGDDGALYKGYENDGMPLPTDGTGAIEGQVVCRQWPARMAFTRRDRTTEYHQYVDTPAGTYWASTQTGTTAAGGFSISIGVPYASSTWFRGRETRVRTRSTCPDPACCRRPDPALAGRWAPHAWPSAAVHAHVLAPLPSGTFPGVDESEVFAFLDAHADR; encoded by the coding sequence ATCGCCGTCCCCGAGCCGGACCGCCACCCGGACCCGACGCCGTCCGCGACGGCGGACCTCCTCACGCTCGGACGACGGGTCCGGCACCGCCGCACGCAGCGCGGCATGACGCTGGACCAGCTCGGCGCGGCCGTCGGCGCCACCGCCAGCCAGCTGTCCCTCGTCGAGAACGGGCACCGCGAGCCCCGCCTGTCGCTGCTGCGCGCGATCGCGCAGACGCTGGGCACCGACGTCGGCGACCTGCTGCAGCCCACCCCGCCGTCGCGGCGGGCGGCGCTGGAGATCGCCCTCGACCGGGCGCAGCGCTCCACGCTGTACGCCGCGACGGGACTGCCGACCGTCCGCGTGACCCGGTCGCTGCCGACCGAGGCGCTCGAGGCGCTGGTCGGCCTGCACGCCGAGCTGACCCGCCGCGACGACGCCGCCCTGGCCACCCCGGAGGAGGCGCGCCGGGCCATGACCGCGCTGCGCCTGTGGATGCGCGAGCGCGACAACCACCTGCCGGACGTCGAGGACGCCGCCGAGGAGATGCTGCGCCACGGCGGGTACGTCTCGGGCGCGCTCACGCACCGCTCCGTCGCGCTCATGGCCCAGCACCTGGGCTTCACGCTCATCCACGTCGACGACCTGCCGCACTCCACGCGCACCGTCACCGACCTCGCGAACGGGAGGATCTACCTGCCGCCGGCGTCGATCCCCGGCGGGCACGGCCTGCGCGCGCTGGCGCTGCAGGCCCTCGCGCACCGCGTGCTCGGGCACGAACGGCCCCGCAGCTACGGCGACTTCCTACGCCAGCGCATCGAGATCGCGTACTTCTCGTCCGCCTGCCTGGTGCCCCGGCACGCGGCCGTCGCGCACCTCACCGAGGCCAAGAAGGCCAAGAACCTCGCCGTCGAGGACTTCCGCGACGCGTTCGGCGTCACGCACGAGACCGCGGCGCAGCGCATGGCCAACCTGCTCACGTCGCACCTGGGCGTGCCCCTGCACCTCATGCGCGTCGGCGACGACGGCGCCCTGTACAAGGGGTACGAGAACGACGGCATGCCGCTGCCCACGGACGGCACGGGGGCGATCGAGGGGCAGGTCGTGTGCCGGCAGTGGCCGGCACGGATGGCGTTCACGCGCCGCGACCGCACCACCGAGTACCACCAGTACGTCGACACGCCCGCGGGCACCTACTGGGCCTCGACGCAGACCGGGACCACCGCGGCGGGCGGGTTCTCCATCAGCATCGGGGTGCCGTACGCGTCGTCGACGTGGTTCCGCGGCCGCGAGACCCGCGTGCGCACCCGCTCCACGTGCCCCGACCCGGCGTGCTGCCGCCGCCCCGACCCCGCGCTCGCCGGCCGGTGGGCGCCGCACGCGTGGCCGAGCGCCGCCGTGCACGCGCACGTGCTCGCACCGCTGCCCAGCGGCACGTTCCCGGGCGTCGACGAGTCCGAGGTCTTCGCGTTCCTCGACGCCCACGCCGACCGCTGA